The DNA region ACGTAGCTGAGCGCGTCGAGACCGGAGCCTCCCCATTCGGGAGATACCATCATGCCGAGAAAGCCCAACTCGCCGAGTTTCTTCACGATGTCCGTGGGAAACGTGCCCTTGATGTCACGTTCGACGGAGGTTGGTGCGATCTCGTCCTGCGCGAACTGGCGTGCGGTCTGACGGATCATTTCATGCGTTTCGGAGAACTGGAGCGAGAACATGGGCTGGACACCTTGGTTCAGGATACTGTGCACGTACTGAAGGGGGGCAAATTTACGGGATTTCCATGTATGTGGTGTGTAGGGCGGGCAGGTGTTCGGCGAGGTCCCGGAGATAGTGTCCTGGCGGGAGAATGGCATATTGCCGAAAACAACATGCGACTCGGAAAGGTCAACCTGATGATATTCTCCACAGGAATCGGTACGAACGTACGGGAGCTCATCGAAGGGCATATCGCCAGCCAGCCTGAATCGAAGCAGCGCGACATGCGGACGCTGCATACGCTCATCCTGCAGGCACTGCCAGGATGCAGGCTATGGTTCGATGATGGCAAGGACGGTGACGACAAGACGATCACCAACCCCACCGCAGGATATGGACTGCATACCATTACCTATGCCGACGGAAGCACCAGGGAGTTCTTCCAGATCGGGATGAGCGCGAACAGCACCGGGATCTCCATCTACATCCTCGGAATCAAGGACAGGACGTATCTGGTCCGGACCTATGGAAAGGGGCTGGGCAAGGCGAAGGTGACGGGGTACTGTATCCGGTTCCGGCATCTGGCCGATATCGACACCGGGGTTCTCGAAGCGGCCATCCGCGACGGAGTCGGGATGACGAGCGGAACGTAACGTACCGTTTGGCGTGGCCTTATCGGGCCGTGCGTGGCGTGGGAGCAGGAGCGATCTGGCCCAGCACGACGGCCCTCGATGCACCCGTGACGGAGGGGATGTTGCCCGGCAATCCCTGCAGCGTGCGCCAGCCGAGATAGGCGAAGCACATCGCTTCTTTCGCATCCGGCGAGATGCCGGCGCCGGCGCTCGACATGATGGAGCACGATGATGGCAGGTGATGGGCGATACGCTCCATCAGGTAGGAGTTGTGGACGCCACCGCCGCTGACGATGACGTCGTCGGTCGTCGGCGCATAGCGTCGGATATGATCAGCGATGGACCAGGCCGTGAGTTCGGTCAGCGTGGTCACGAAGTCTTCGGATGGCGTGGAAGGGTGCATATAGCGCCGATACCACGTGGCCACGAGTTCGTCGTTGAACAGCTCGCGTCCCGTACTCTTCGGCGGTTCTTCGGCGAAATAGGGGAGTGTCTGCAGTTCTTCCAGGACCCTGGTCGCGATCCTGCCTGCGCGGGCGATGGAGCCGTCGTCGTCGTATCGCTTGCCGAAGGTCACACGTGCGGAGGCATCGATCAGGACGTTGCCCGGTCCCGTATCGAAGGCACGGATATGATCGGCTGCCGATGGATCGAGGATCGTGATGTTGGCCATTCCGCCGATGTTCAGGGCCACGCGTCTGCGCGTGGCATGATGGAGCATCGTACGGTCGAACATCGGTACGAGCGGGGCACCTTGTCCGCCGGCCATGACGTCGGCCGTACGGAAATCGCTGATGACGGGAAGGCCGAGGAGGCCTGCGAGGGCCGTGCCGCTTGCCGCCTGGAGCGTCGAGCCCAGCGTGTGCCTGCCGATGGAATGCGGCTGGGGAGCGTGCCACAGCGTCTGACCATGGATCGCCACGGCTTCCACACCATCGAGGTCGAGGCGACGGATGGCATCTGCATAGTCGCAGGCGAGGGCGATGGACAGGTCACACCATTCCTGTGCGGTCAGCGACTCGGTCAGGGCACGTTCCACCAGCTCCTTCGTGGGAGCGGAATAGTCTGCGGTAATGAAGGATTGCAACGTCACGACGTCATGCAGGCCATCGCCTTCGACATGACATCGTGCGACGTCGATACCGTCGAGTGACGTACCGGACATTACGCCGACGATCAGCATCGTTGCAGGTACCGGGCTCAGTAGTCGGTGACGATAAGATCGCTGCGGCGAACGTCGCCGCTGTCCTTACCGAGGTTGATGAGCTGCGGCTTGCTCTGGGCGACCTTGTCCTGGATGAACATCAGGGCCTTGATCAGGGCTTCGGGGCGTGGAGGGCAGCCCGAGACGTAGGCATCGACCGGGAGGAACTGGTCGATGCCCTGTACGACGGGATAGCTGCGGAACATACCGCCCGTGGACGTACAGACGCCCATGGCGATGCACCACTTCGGATCGGGCATCTGATCCCAGATCTTGCGTACGACCCAGGACATCTTGTAGGTTACCGTACCGGCCACGATCATGAGATCGGCCTGGCGCGGAGAGAACGAGAAGCGTTCGGAGCCGAAGCGCGACGAGTCCATGCGGGGGCCGCCGAAGGCCATCATCTCGATGGCGCAGCAGCTGATGCCGAGAGGCATCGGCCACAGCGAATTCTTCTGTGCCCAGGCAATGGCGGCTTCGATGGTGGTCGTGACGAAGCCGTCGCGTTGGATTTGATCGTTCAGTCCCATCGGAGTGCACCCTTTCTGATCACGTAGAGATAGCCGGAGAAGAGCAGAACCATGAAGAGGATCATGGCGCTGAAGCCGTACATTCCGAGCTTCTTGAATTGCACCGCCCACGGATACATGAAGACGATTTCGATGTCGAAGAGGATGAACATCATCGCCACGAGATAGAACTTCACGGAGAAACGTTCACGTGCCGTCTTCACGGGTTCCATCCCGGATTCGTACGTGGACAGTTTCTGGCGTGTGGAACGGCGCGGCCCGAGGTTTTCGCTCAGGAAGATGTTGCTGATGCCGAAGATGACCCCTATCAGGATCATCACCATGAGGGGGATGTAGGTTGCTACCATGCGTGATGCCATCGTTTGGTGATCGTGGCAAATATAGCCCCTTGCAACCAAATGGATGCAAGCGTTCTCGTTGCCGGACGGCTTCGCTGTATCTTCGTGTCCATGACAGAACTATTCTCCGTCGAAGCAGGTCCCGTAGCCACGCTTGGCTACATGATCGTGGATCCGTCCACATCGACGTCGGCCGTCATCGACGTTCCCTACGGCGCGGCGCGGACCTTCCTCGACGAGGCACGGCAACGGGGCTGCCGCATCACGCACATTCTGCTCACGCATACCCACTGGGATCATACTGCCGACGTTTCGGTCCTCGTCGAAGCCACGGGGGCACGCGTCGTCGTCCATGCCGCGGATACCTATCGCCTGACCGATCCGATGGCCCATACCGTCTGGCCATTGCCCTTCGTCATCGGAGCGGTCACTCCCGACGACTTCGTGGATCAGGGTGACGCGATCGATGTCGCCGGATGCCATCTGCGCATCCTGCATACACCCGGTCATACTGAAGGGGGCATCTGCTTCGTCGATGACGAAGCAGGACGGGCCTTCGTGGGTGATACGCTGTTCCGTGAGAGCGTCGGAAGGACCGATCTTCCGGGTGGCGATATGGACACGCTCATCGCCTCCATCCATGATCGGCTCATGCCCCTTCCCGACGCGATGACGGTGTTTCCAGGCCATGGTCCGTCCACTTCCATCGGCCATGAACGACTCATGAATCCATTTCTCTGAAAATGAAAATCTTCTCATCCATCCTTCACCATCTCATCATCGACCGCAGGATATTTTCGCGTGTCGCTCTGATCGGGCTGGCGGCTGCAGCAACCGCCTGTTACTCGTTCCGTGGCGGGTCAGTACCTGACCACCTCAAGACGTTGTCCATCGCCTCGGTGGTGGATAACAGCGGGTACGGCAATCCGGAGTTTCGCGAATTCTGTACGGAAACCCTGGTGCGCCGCTTCCGGAGCGACAACTCCCTACAGTTGGTCGATGACAATGGCGATGCTCGGCTGTCACCCATCATCGTACGTATCCAGGACAGGATCCTGAACGTACAGAACGGTGATCGCGAGAACCAGCGTCGTATCGTGGTGGCGGTGGAGGTCGAATACTTCGACGCGGTCAAGAACAGGCAGGTCTGGAAGCGTACGTTCGAGAACTTCGATGTCTACGACGTGAACGCAGCGACTGCCGACCGCGAACGGGCGGTGCATGAAGCCATACGGCGCATCGTGGACGACATCCTTCTCGCCGTGGTATCCGACTGGTAGGGGATACAGGGACGCTACTACCGGTCACTATCCATCTCACTTCTCCCCGGCGGAGGTTCGGAACCAATTATGGAAGATGTGCTACTCCTTGCCTACTTCCTTTCGCTGTGCGTATTGTTCGCGTTCGGACTGCACGGCCTCGTCATGATCTACTACTACCACAAGACCCAGAGGGTGCGCCACGAGCCGGCCATCGATATGGAACATGTGCCCGTGGTGACGATCCAGCTTCCGGTCTTCAACGAGATGTACGTCGTTGACCGCCTCGTGAAGGCGGTATGCGACATCGACTATCCGAAGGATCATCTCGAGATTCAACTTCTCGACGACTCCACCGACGAAACGGTGGAAGTCTCCCGCAAGCTCGTCGCCGAATACTCGGCCATGGGCTTCGACATCAAGCATATCCACCGCGTGGACCGCACGGGCTTCAAGGCCGGTGCCCTGAAGGAAGGTCTCGACAAGGCCAGGGGTGAGTACGTCGCCATCTTCGATGCCGACTTCGTTCCGAAGTCCGACTTCCTGAAGAAGACGCTGCCGTATTTCCATGACGAGAAGATCGGCATGGTCCAGACGCGCTGGGAACACCTCAACGAAGAGTATTCCTTCCTCACGCGTGCCCAGGCCCTGGCCCTCGACGGTCACTTCGTGATCGAACAGCAGGTGCGCCACAAGGCAGGCTTCTTCATCAACTTCAACGGTACGGCCGGACTCTGGCGCAAGAGCACGATCATCGACGCCGGTAACTGGCATTCCGATACGCTCGCGGAAGATCTCGACCTTTCGTACCGTGCCCAGTTGCGCGGCTGGCGCTTCGTCTTCCTGAACGACGTGACGTCCCCCGCCGAACTTCCTGCCGATATCAATTCGCTCAAGACGCAACAGTTCCGCTGGACGAAGGGCGCCGTGGAAACGGCCAAGAAGCTTCTGCCGAAGGTATGGTCCAGCTCGCTGGCGCTCAAGGTCAAGCTCGAGTGCACGGTCCACCTTACGAGCAACATCGTCTTCCCGTTCATCCTGCTCGTCGCCTTCCTGAACGTACCGCTCGTCATCATCAAGAATGAAGTCGCCGGCTACGACAGGGTCTTCAGCTTCATGTCGATCTTCGTTCTCGCTTCGATCTCGACGTTCCTCTTCTATCTCTACGCCCAGCGCGCCATCCATCTCGACTGGCGCCGCCGCCTGCTGCTGTTCCCGGTCTTCATGGCCGGATCCATGGGCTTCGCGGTGAACAACAGCCGCGCCGTCGTGGAAGCCATCATCGGCAAGAAGAGCGAATTCAAGCGTACGCCGAAGTATCGTATCGTGGAAACGGACGATGACTGGAAGAAGAAGAAGTACGTGCAGAAGAAGATCGGCTGGGCCGTTATCGTCGAACTCCTGCTCGCCTCGTATTTCGTCTTCGGTATCGCGATGTCGATCAGCTATCTCGAAATCGCTGCCATTCCGTTCCAGTTGATGTTCCTGTTCGGCTTCGGTACGGTAGGCATGCTGTCGCTCCGTCACGCCCTGTCGCGATAACGGGTCGTGGTGCTCCGGCAGATGGGTCGGACGATACTGATGGCAGGACTCCTGACGATGCTCTGCATCGCATCGGTGTCCGGGCCGCTGACCGATTCCACACGGATGCAGCTTACGGATCTGCCGACGTTCCAGGCCGCGGCCATCGCCCTGGCTCATGATGAAAATCCATACGATCATGCGGTACTCGTCAAGACCATGACGGTACCGCATGGTCGTTTTCGTATCTACCCGTACGTCTATACGCCGCTGCTGGCCGCGATGCTCGGACCGGTGGCATCTCTCTCCACGGCACATCTGCAGACGGCATGGTTGCTGGCTCTGTGCGCCGCAGCGGGCATGCTCGTGACGTTGTCGTTGCGGCTGCTGCGCGAATCGTCGTTCGCAGGCGCACGCGTCGCAGTCTGGATGGCGTCGCGGCCACCGTGGCAGGAACTACTGCTGGCCGTCGGTATCCTGGTGGTGATGCCATTCCATACGGCCTTCATGAACGGTCAGATCGAAGCCGTCACAGCACTCGGAGTCGTGGGTACGCTGCTTCTGCTGGCGCACGGAAGGACGATTCCTGCGGGCATCCTGTTCGCTGCAGTGCTCGTTACCAAGCATGCTTCGATCGTCCTCGTGCTCTACTTCGTCATCCGCGGTGAATGGCGGTTCATCGGCATCGTAGCGATTGCGGCCGTCGTCATGGTCCTTGGTTCGACCTTCCTCATCGGTGTCCGGCCGTGGCTGGACTTCCTCGCCTTCGTGCGGACGTTCGATGCGGCCACGGCGGCTTCATGGAATCTGCCCGTCGACGGTTCCTACAACCTGTCCATTCCAGGGCTTCTTTCGCGTATGGTGATTCCGGCTTCGACGGCGATGAAGACGCTGCCGCTCGTTCTCGTGCTCGCGCTCGGTACGGTGGTATGGGTATTCCGCAGGACGTTGGCCGGGTTGACGCCTGCGCTCGTCTATGCCGCCGTAGCGCTCTCCGCATCGCTCATCATGCCGTACACGTGGTCCCACCACACCCTGTATGCATTGCCCGGTATCGTCGTTCTGTGCGTTCTTCCCGTCACCGGACGTATGACGAATGCATATCGACTTCTCCTCCCGTGTGCCGTCGCACTGATCTTCTGGTCCATTCCTGGAATGATGATCGATGGCCATCTCCGTGGGTTGCTCGGTCTGACGTCGGCGGCACCCATGGCGACATTCGTCACGACAGGCATGGTAGGTTTGACCGTCCTCTGTATCATTGTCGCTCTCCGTCAACAAACATCTACAATACCCTTACCTTCATGAAGCTCGTAACATGGAATTCGGGTGTCGGCGGTCGTGCCGGCCTCTTGATCGACAACAGGATCATCGACGTCGCGGCGGCATATGCCCTGGCCCACGAACAGGGGACAGGATCGCTGCCGTCATTACCGACGACGGTGATCGACATCCTGCGTCTCGAAGAAGCGGGAATGAACGACCTTCGTGCCCTGCATGCCTGGTGCACGGCCCGCGGTGCCGCTGCACTGGCAGCGGTGGCTGCGCCCGCCGACGCATGGCTCATGGCTCCCGTTCCTCATCCGTCATCGATGCGTGACGGCTATGCATTCCGTCAGCACGTCGAAGCGGCACGCCGCAACCGTGGCCTCGAGATGATTCCGGAATTCGACGAGATTCCCATCTTCTACTTCACCAATCACCAGGCCGTCTATGGTCCGGGCGACGTTCCCGTCCAGACGCTGCACTGCAACCAGCTCGACTTCGAACTGGAATGTGCGATCGTGATCGGGAAGAAGGGGAGGAACATCAAGGCTTCGGAAGCGGACTCCTACGTCGCCGGTTACATGGTGATGAACGACTGGAGCGCTCGCGCACTGCAGATGCAGGAAATGAAGCTCAACCTCGGTCCTGCGAAAGGAAAGGATTTCGCGACGTCGATCGGGCCCTGGCTGGTGACGCGCGAAGAACTCGCACCGCGCCGTATCGAGACGCCGAACGGTGAGACGTATGACCTCGTGATGAAGACCGTGATCAACGGTAAAGACGTCGCCCTGGGCAACCTGAAGGACATGTCGTGGACGTTCGCACAGATCATCGAGCGCGCCAGCTATGGCGTGACGCTTCATCCGGGTGACGTCATCGGATCGGGAACGTGTGGCACGGGCTGCTTCCTGGAACTGAACGGCAGCAAGGTCTACGATCCGGCATGGTGGCTCAAGCCCGGCGACGTCGTGGAATGCTCCATCGACATGCTCGGAACGTTGTCCAACACCGTCGTTCTCGACGAAGGACGCTGATCAGCGCAGAATGGTGAACGGGGCGGTGCGGAAGCGCCGCTCCGCATTCAGCACGATGACGTATCTGCCATTGGCGAGTGCACCGCACGGAATCGTCCGTTCGCCGATGCCCGGCTGCAGCTCGCCGCTCATGGCGAGGCGGCCATCGATACCGAAGATGGACCATGTTCTTTCCTGGTCGTTCGGTGCCGTATCGATGAGGATCAGGGTTCCATCGGCATAGCGTGCCTGGAGCGTGGAAGGTGTCGAGGGCCGTTCATCGACTCCGACGGATTCGTCGAGGACGTAGAGGCCGACGCTCGTGCACATGTAGAGTCTGCGGCCGATGCTGTCCCAGCGTATCGACCATACGTTACGGATCGTATCTCCTACCTCGTTCGTTCCCCAGGGGATTCCTTCGAAGCGTGTCCACGTCTTTCCGCCGTCGGGCGAACGCATGACGATACTGTCGCCCTTGATGATCGTCTCCTGCGTGAACAGGCGGAAGCCGCCAACGATGATGTCGTCGTCCACGCCGTTCGCGGCAGGGCGTACATCCACTGCCCACCAGCTTGTATCCACTCCGGCCGTCTGACGCCACGTGGCGCCACCGTCCGTCGTCTGGAGGATACCGCCGTTACCTGTGATGTTCAGCTCGTTGGCGATGGCCGATACGGCATAGCCACGCCGGGGATCGGTACTCGAGAAGACGATCTTCGGAATCTCCGAGTCGGGGAAGAGAGTCGTTTTTCCCGGTGCCACTTCGGTAGGATGGAAGGTTTGCCCGCCGTCGTCGCTGCGCAGTATCCTGCCGCCGATGCAGCCGAGGAATATGATATTGGTGGAATCGGGGCGGAGGGCCATCGTGCAGATGCGCGTCGTGATGTCCTTGCCTACCGTGCCGATCGAATCCCACGTCGCGCCGTAATCGTCGCTCCGATAGAAGGCGTTCGATCCGGCACCGCGTGCGGCGAACATCCTTCCGGGAGAAGCGGGGTCCTCCACGATGGCTTCGGACACGTACCACATGCGGATGTTGTTGGTGTCGTTCAGTGCGCGTTTCCAGGTCCTGCCACCATCATCGGACCTGCGGATACCATCGAACTGGTAGCCTCCGATGACGATGACGTTCGTATCCGTGGCGCTGACGACCATCGACGTCAGGTAGTTCTCCGCGGCCAGGCTGCCGATCGGGACGATTTCCCAGCTCTTTCCGGCATCGTAGGAACGCAACAACTGATTGGCCCAGTTCCCCACATAGAGATGGTCGGGATTGAGGGCATTGATCTGGATCGTATACGATTGATAGGGGAAGAGGAGCTTCCAGCGTTGCGCCGTCATTGATGTGCATGCGAGAAGCAGGACCAGTGAACGTATGAGCCAGCGCGACATCATGACCATATCCGTAAAAAAGAAACGGGCAACATTGCTGTTGCCCGTAGTTTACAAAATTTTGATCTGCGGCGATCCTTACTTCACGACGACGAGGGGCTTCGTGATACGTGCACCATCGACCGTCAGCGATACGTAGTAGGAACCTGCGCTGATCGTAGCTGCGTTGATCGTCAGACCATGGACACCGGTGTCCATGGAACCGTTGGCCAGCGTGCGGACCTTGTTACCGAGAACGTCGTAGAGTTCGACGGCGACCATACCCGGGCGATCGAGCGTGAACGTCACTTCCGACGCAGACGTCGCGGGGTTCGGCGTTACGCCATTGAACTTGAACGAGTAGTTGATCGGATTCTGTTCTTCGACCGACGTGGGGTTCTCGGCATCGAAGTTCGAATAGCGGATGGTGTTCGGCGTGCGATAGTCCATCTGCGTTTCGAGCAGGATGTCGGGCAGTGCCTGCAGACCAGGAGCGTAGGGCGACTGCGCGTTGATCTGGGCCTTCGTGATACCCTGGCTGTAGATGACCGGAACCTTGTTGATCGACTTGATGACGGCAGGGATACGCGTGCCCTTGTCGTACTTCGTGTCGTTCGTGATGTTGACGGCGGGGCTCCAGCTCGTAGAGCCGGCCTTGCGGTACGAATAGTACATGTCCGTCGTCATCATCGAATCGAGCGTACCCGTGTTCCAGCGGTTGTTCTGCTGATCGAAGGTAGCGATGTTGACGGGCGAAGCGAAGCGGAACATGCCGTGTGCCGGGTTCTCGTCGATCCACTTCACGAGCAGGTTACCTGCGGCGTCGCGAGCGACTTCCACTTCGTGACCTTGAGGATTGCCATCGTAGTTCGACGTCCACGTAGCACGGGCTGCACCGTCCGTACCGCCGGAGATGGAGTCCTGGCGCGACGTGATGATCGGGAAGCCATTGATTTCGGCGATGCGGCGGATACCCCATGCGCCGGACTTGTAGTAGGCTTCGACGATGTGGATGTTGGCCCAGCGGTTGTCCTGGACTTCACCGACACGCATGATGTACGACCATTCGTTCTCACCGGTGACGGTGAAGGCATCCTGTTCGTAGGCACCGACCAGCTGGAGCGTACCCGTCCAGTTGGCTTCCGTACGATAGGCAGTCAGAGCCGAAACGGGGAGGCGGTTCCACGTGGTCCACGACGTACCGCGGTCATCCGAGATGGACACGGCGGGAACGCGGTTTTCCTGATCGTCGGCGAAGATGTTGTTGACGGCTGCATACGTGCGGCCATCGGGATCCGTGCTGATGTGGATCTGTGCGTTGTAGCTCGAGGCCG from Candidatus Kapaibacterium thiocyanatum includes:
- a CDS encoding anhydro-N-acetylmuramic acid kinase; the encoded protein is MLIVGVMSGTSLDGIDVARCHVEGDGLHDVVTLQSFITADYSAPTKELVERALTESLTAQEWCDLSIALACDYADAIRRLDLDGVEAVAIHGQTLWHAPQPHSIGRHTLGSTLQAASGTALAGLLGLPVISDFRTADVMAGGQGAPLVPMFDRTMLHHATRRRVALNIGGMANITILDPSAADHIRAFDTGPGNVLIDASARVTFGKRYDDDGSIARAGRIATRVLEELQTLPYFAEEPPKSTGRELFNDELVATWYRRYMHPSTPSEDFVTTLTELTAWSIADHIRRYAPTTDDVIVSGGGVHNSYLMERIAHHLPSSCSIMSSAGAGISPDAKEAMCFAYLGWRTLQGLPGNIPSVTGASRAVVLGQIAPAPTPRTAR
- a CDS encoding NADH-quinone oxidoreductase subunit B, which translates into the protein MGLNDQIQRDGFVTTTIEAAIAWAQKNSLWPMPLGISCCAIEMMAFGGPRMDSSRFGSERFSFSPRQADLMIVAGTVTYKMSWVVRKIWDQMPDPKWCIAMGVCTSTGGMFRSYPVVQGIDQFLPVDAYVSGCPPRPEALIKALMFIQDKVAQSKPQLINLGKDSGDVRRSDLIVTDY
- a CDS encoding NADH-quinone oxidoreductase subunit A, which translates into the protein MVATYIPLMVMILIGVIFGISNIFLSENLGPRRSTRQKLSTYESGMEPVKTARERFSVKFYLVAMMFILFDIEIVFMYPWAVQFKKLGMYGFSAMILFMVLLFSGYLYVIRKGALRWD
- a CDS encoding glycosyl transferase family 2 → MEDVLLLAYFLSLCVLFAFGLHGLVMIYYYHKTQRVRHEPAIDMEHVPVVTIQLPVFNEMYVVDRLVKAVCDIDYPKDHLEIQLLDDSTDETVEVSRKLVAEYSAMGFDIKHIHRVDRTGFKAGALKEGLDKARGEYVAIFDADFVPKSDFLKKTLPYFHDEKIGMVQTRWEHLNEEYSFLTRAQALALDGHFVIEQQVRHKAGFFINFNGTAGLWRKSTIIDAGNWHSDTLAEDLDLSYRAQLRGWRFVFLNDVTSPAELPADINSLKTQQFRWTKGAVETAKKLLPKVWSSSLALKVKLECTVHLTSNIVFPFILLVAFLNVPLVIIKNEVAGYDRVFSFMSIFVLASISTFLFYLYAQRAIHLDWRRRLLLFPVFMAGSMGFAVNNSRAVVEAIIGKKSEFKRTPKYRIVETDDDWKKKKYVQKKIGWAVIVELLLASYFVFGIAMSISYLEIAAIPFQLMFLFGFGTVGMLSLRHALSR